One region of Duncaniella freteri genomic DNA includes:
- a CDS encoding DUF2586 family protein, translating to MATSLNIQRQNGNVPKSLPGEDHITGFVVYLPAADIPAAFKTDHVQPLSTIDAAEAAGIKEDAASWGVRVLHYQLSELYRINPAVSLYVAIFEKPQGESQTFAELKTVQNFAAGRIRQIGVWCGDRTLSGDDLTALQGVADALAGEEAELSVVYAPKVGTLNTMPVNLAGENKSRVSVVIGQAGSGKGAELYDDKTNTGKASVSGLGVVMGLLSSAKVHQCIAWIKEFPTGVSLPAFGDGTLLRDVDKALLETLDTARYLFFITHTGQAGSYMNDSHTMDSAISDYAAIESVRTMDKAVRGIRTYVKPELGGNVYVDASTGQLASYTVAHLETVANQALEAMERAGELSGYKVEIDPEQDVASTSLVEFVIKNVAVPVMRHIRIKIGFAKSV from the coding sequence ATGGCAACAAGTCTGAATATACAGAGACAGAACGGCAATGTCCCCAAGTCTCTGCCCGGTGAGGACCATATAACCGGTTTTGTGGTCTATCTTCCGGCGGCAGATATTCCGGCCGCGTTCAAAACCGACCACGTGCAGCCACTCAGCACCATTGACGCGGCGGAGGCTGCGGGTATTAAGGAGGATGCAGCAAGCTGGGGCGTGCGTGTGCTTCACTATCAGCTCAGCGAACTTTACCGAATTAACCCGGCTGTAAGCCTGTATGTGGCGATCTTCGAGAAGCCGCAGGGTGAGTCCCAGACATTCGCCGAGCTTAAGACAGTGCAGAACTTTGCGGCCGGCCGTATCCGTCAGATCGGCGTATGGTGTGGCGACCGCACCCTTAGCGGTGACGACCTCACGGCCCTGCAGGGTGTCGCGGACGCACTTGCCGGGGAGGAGGCGGAACTGTCTGTCGTGTACGCCCCGAAAGTGGGCACGCTCAACACAATGCCGGTTAACCTTGCGGGTGAGAATAAAAGCCGCGTCAGCGTGGTGATAGGTCAGGCAGGAAGCGGTAAAGGCGCTGAACTGTATGACGACAAGACCAACACGGGGAAAGCGAGCGTCAGCGGTCTGGGTGTCGTTATGGGCTTACTGAGCAGCGCTAAAGTTCACCAGTGTATTGCATGGATCAAAGAGTTCCCCACCGGTGTAAGTCTCCCGGCTTTCGGTGACGGTACACTGTTGCGCGATGTGGATAAAGCATTGCTCGAGACACTTGACACGGCGCGTTATCTGTTCTTTATCACTCATACCGGGCAAGCCGGAAGCTATATGAATGACAGCCACACAATGGACTCCGCAATCAGCGACTACGCAGCCATTGAGAGCGTGCGAACTATGGATAAGGCTGTGCGCGGCATACGTACATACGTGAAGCCGGAACTCGGCGGCAACGTATATGTGGACGCTTCCACCGGACAGTTGGCAAGCTATACTGTGGCGCATTTGGAAACTGTGGCAAACCAAGCCCTCGAGGCTATGGAACGAGCCGGGGAACTTAGCGGCTACAAAGTTGAGATAGACCCGGAGCAGGATGTCGCAAGCACCAGCCTGGTAGAGTTCGTAATCAAGAATGTTGCAGTCCCGGTTATGCGACATATAAGAATAAAAATCGGGTTCGCTAAATCCGTATAA
- a CDS encoding IS4 family transposase translates to MSKSSNFFGQPTYGQLIKSLDREKIVEISRKHGGEKYVKSFDGYTHLLTMLYAVIQRFDSLREIETSMTAEVRKLHHVGIDTVPRRSTLSDANARRSEKFFEDVYRDLYAANKDILSSDSRRNGTEEWIRRLRIIDSTTITLFSNAIFKGVGRHPKTGKKKGGIKVHSVIHANEGVHCDVQFTSAATNDSFMLAPSHYSHNEIVALDRAYINYAKFEELTDRGVVYVTKMKKNLSYEILVDCMHQNPQGLMEYREQVVVFRKDGINHIARIITYVDIKKGKKPKLISLLTNDFDMPLETIVAIYRRRWQIESLFKQIKQNFPLRYFYGESANAIKIQIWVTLIANLLLSVLQSTLQRRWSFSGLATIVRIVLMYYLNLEKFLNQPDADLKIMLAEASESPPEDPENC, encoded by the coding sequence ATGAGTAAAAGTAGTAATTTCTTCGGACAGCCGACATATGGTCAGCTGATAAAATCACTTGATCGTGAAAAAATAGTTGAAATCAGCCGAAAACACGGCGGAGAGAAGTATGTCAAGAGCTTTGACGGCTATACGCATTTGCTTACGATGCTATATGCTGTCATACAGCGCTTCGATTCATTGCGTGAGATAGAGACTTCTATGACAGCCGAGGTACGCAAACTCCATCATGTAGGCATTGACACTGTGCCCAGGCGGAGCACCTTGTCGGATGCAAATGCCAGACGTTCAGAGAAGTTCTTTGAAGATGTATACCGCGACTTGTATGCAGCCAATAAAGACATTCTTTCCTCGGACAGCCGACGCAATGGCACGGAAGAGTGGATAAGACGGCTTAGAATCATCGATTCCACTACAATCACGTTGTTCTCCAATGCTATTTTCAAGGGTGTTGGCCGTCATCCGAAGACGGGAAAGAAGAAAGGCGGCATCAAGGTACACTCGGTCATACATGCCAACGAGGGCGTTCACTGCGACGTACAGTTCACTTCGGCAGCGACCAATGACTCCTTCATGCTTGCACCGAGCCATTACAGCCACAACGAGATAGTAGCACTTGACCGTGCATATATCAACTATGCCAAATTCGAGGAACTGACGGATCGAGGGGTGGTATATGTAACCAAAATGAAGAAAAACCTCAGTTATGAAATACTTGTGGACTGTATGCACCAGAATCCGCAGGGACTGATGGAGTACCGTGAACAGGTCGTAGTGTTCCGTAAAGACGGCATCAACCACATTGCAAGAATAATCACATACGTTGACATTAAGAAAGGCAAGAAGCCAAAACTTATATCGCTTCTCACCAATGACTTCGACATGCCTCTGGAGACAATCGTGGCCATCTACCGTCGCCGATGGCAGATTGAGTCGCTTTTCAAGCAGATAAAGCAGAACTTCCCTTTGCGATACTTCTATGGCGAAAGTGCCAATGCCATAAAAATACAGATTTGGGTAACGCTCATAGCTAATCTGTTGCTCTCGGTCTTACAAAGCACCTTGCAAAGGCGTTGGAGCTTTTCTGGACTGGCTACAATCGTCAGAATTGTACTGATGTATTATCTGAATCTCGAAAAGTTCCTAAATCAGCCCGACGCTGACTTGAAAATCATGCTCGCAGAGGCCTCGGAATCCCCTCCTGAAGATCCCGAAAACTGCTGA
- a CDS encoding terminase gpP N-terminus-related DNA-binding protein, with the protein MATKTKKEREQQREHARLLYMQGEPQKSIAEKVGVSAQTVTKWVAEGGWEQARAAANITRQELVNKIFNSINVLLEDLANDPSPEKTAASADKLVKFAATVERLDKKTSVVDIIEVFMAFSKWLQYRMSFDPNVTPELLKTINHYHDLFISEKLKESF; encoded by the coding sequence ATGGCAACTAAAACCAAAAAGGAACGCGAACAGCAACGCGAACACGCGCGCCTCCTATATATGCAGGGGGAGCCCCAGAAGTCTATTGCTGAAAAAGTCGGCGTATCTGCTCAGACTGTCACAAAATGGGTTGCGGAGGGTGGCTGGGAACAGGCACGAGCCGCCGCCAACATTACGAGACAGGAACTGGTTAATAAAATTTTTAACTCCATAAATGTGTTACTGGAGGATTTGGCAAATGACCCCAGCCCGGAGAAAACAGCCGCCAGCGCTGACAAACTTGTGAAGTTTGCCGCCACTGTTGAACGCCTCGACAAAAAAACTTCCGTGGTTGACATTATAGAGGTATTTATGGCTTTCAGCAAATGGCTGCAATATCGTATGAGCTTCGACCCGAATGTCACCCCGGAACTGCTCAAAACCATTAACCATTATCACGACCTTTTCATCTCTGAAAAATTAAAAGAGTCTTTCTAA
- a CDS encoding phage protein Gp36 family protein — MFLTLDDYRGVCDEYELKQITQNEETRLTAEAAAMEQIGSYLRYRYDMARVFASEGSDRNAMLVQCAVNISLWLMVHRLPQNMGHERRECLYNDAIKWLRDIQAGKASPDLPLYESEDGDDARNPVRYGSMKPNRYDY; from the coding sequence ATGTTCCTGACTCTTGACGACTACCGGGGCGTGTGCGACGAATACGAGCTCAAGCAGATAACACAGAACGAAGAAACACGCCTGACCGCCGAAGCTGCCGCAATGGAGCAAATCGGTTCTTATCTGCGTTATCGCTACGATATGGCCCGGGTATTTGCTTCTGAGGGTTCAGACCGCAACGCTATGCTCGTACAGTGCGCCGTAAATATTTCCCTTTGGCTAATGGTTCACCGTCTCCCTCAGAATATGGGACACGAACGCCGGGAATGTCTCTATAACGACGCTATCAAATGGCTTCGCGATATTCAAGCCGGCAAAGCCTCCCCCGACTTACCTCTCTATGAGAGTGAGGACGGAGACGACGCACGCAACCCGGTGCGCTACGGCTCTATGAAACCAAACAGATACGACTATTAA
- a CDS encoding N-acetylmuramoyl-L-alanine amidase yields MATLKQGSRGAEVKALQQRLNLIPDGIFGPLTEEAVKEFQKRKGLTADGIAGAQTLAAMGATPGKRKVDEIILHYTATPEGEEFSNTRIKASHLARGFSDIGYHYVIGLNGEIRPGRSEAVAGAHCTGHNTRSIGVCYVGGCPPRKTPNWQNIGKDTRTPAQEATLVKLVKELLKKYPGATVHGHNEFANKPCPGFDVKKWLTKVGIKQ; encoded by the coding sequence ATGGCTACACTGAAACAAGGAAGCAGAGGCGCGGAGGTAAAAGCCCTGCAACAGCGGTTAAACCTCATACCTGACGGTATTTTCGGACCGTTGACCGAGGAAGCCGTCAAAGAGTTTCAGAAGCGTAAGGGGTTAACGGCTGACGGAATAGCCGGAGCGCAGACACTTGCAGCTATGGGCGCGACACCCGGAAAGCGCAAGGTCGATGAAATCATTCTGCACTATACGGCAACGCCGGAGGGTGAGGAGTTTTCAAATACCCGGATAAAAGCAAGCCATTTGGCGCGTGGCTTTTCTGATATAGGCTACCACTATGTTATCGGACTAAACGGGGAAATCCGCCCCGGGCGGTCCGAGGCAGTGGCCGGAGCGCATTGCACCGGACATAATACGCGGTCAATCGGTGTGTGTTACGTTGGCGGATGTCCGCCACGTAAGACCCCGAATTGGCAAAATATCGGGAAGGACACACGAACCCCGGCACAAGAGGCTACGCTTGTAAAGTTGGTTAAAGAACTTCTCAAGAAATACCCCGGCGCTACTGTTCACGGTCATAACGAATTTGCTAATAAACCGTGCCCCGGCTTCGATGTAAAAAAATGGCTCACAAAAGTGGGTATTAAACAGTAA